The genome window TCTTCTTTGTTGTGTCTACCCACTCCTTTTTGGGTGTTTGGCCAACATTTAGATATGTAACATCTGACTAATGCAAGGCTGAAAACCTCAATCTTATAATCGAGCATGTTGACAGTACGAATTTTGAAAGGACATGTCTCTATCTTACTAGTTCAGAAAGTTAAGTGAGATTATACCATAATTCTGGAGATTGTTATTCAAtggatttattatttaatactttagaaccccaaattaaaaagaagaagaattaataGTATTTCCTTCCCCTGTTAGCATGGGGTGGGGGTGGGGTGTGGTCATTGTTAGACTCATCGGGTGAGTGTGCTgcttaccaataaaaaagaaaaagaacatgCTTCATTGTCAGTTCTGCTTAGGTAATTTGTTGCTTTGTTTTGGAACCTACTAGTTTTGGTTGAAGACACTTGCCATCGAACTAAGGCCCCATAAAATTGTTTACTAGACTATTACAATTTTACTTATCTGTCATATATGTTCAATAAATGACAATCTTTGTCCTCTTGTCCAAATGTGCTTTCAGATTACACTATTTCCAGATATGATGCtggtttgtaatttgtaaagACATATCctggtttgtaatttttgaagaaTTCAAATATTGTTTTTATAGCCAGTCCTTTCTTTACTATAAAATTGTGAACAGTGTGTGTTTGCATGCTGGTGTGCCTGTACTTAGTGAAGAGCAGCATGGTGAATTATGTTTCTTATTgattgaagaattttgcagctaTAGTGCTACACAATATTAGCAAATCTTATTAGATACTGGTCAACATATATGAATTGATCCATAAAATTTCTTATGATATAGTTCTTATAGTTCAAAGTATTTGTTGGCAGTATGTGATGAAAATAGATCTTGTGATGATCTGCTAAGGAAGAAGCAATTCTGTTACATCCTTTGTTGACATGTATCCTGAATTTACATGGTTTTGATATTCTTATAGTTTACATTGTTCATGGACTTGTTTATCTAGATGAATTTCTCCTTTAAGAGCATTTTGTATTCTTTATGAAACAAACTATTTTGCATGATCTGCATTGTTGCTAGGATATATAGCAGAGAATGTCCTCATTTTTAAGGCAACCCTATCCATGTTGTTGTGACAGTTTCCTCTTAAGAGTATTTTGTATTCTTAATGCTTAGTTATGTTTTAAGGGTCTATCCACAGCTTCTATAGGAATCACGGTTTATTTGTTGGGACAATTTATCAAATGATTGAAATGCAAAAAGAAGGAACCTGAGTTATGAATTCAATTGAACATGAAATTCTAAAGACCCAATACAAAAGTCATTTTCTGTACATTATTCCATTAAAATCTAACAATTCCTGTAATCACTGATTTTAGGTGATATgctcactcttttttttttgttgtttttacttttactaaTGTATTTTTCTCCTCTCAAAAGGTGTGGCAGGTACGGGAGATCAACACTGCTTCATCAGAGGCCTCTCCATGGTAATCGGGGGAGAACTTTCCTGCTTGATCAGACGCCTCTCCCTGGTAATAAGGGGAGCCTGTCCCATCCCTGTAAACTCTGTTGGACTTTTTATCTGCGCTTACTCCCTGCAGCAATCTAACCACTTTTCGCATTGCAGGGCGGCTAATAGGAAGTAAGCCAGTGCAAAGAAGGCCAATGTCAAGAATTTTGCTGATCACTTCTTTGTACTTGGATTCAAGTTTAGGGTCAATTACATGGTCGATTCCTTTCTGGTTCAAGGTGGTGGACACCCACTTTATGAAGCCTTCATCCCCAAACTCAGGATCAATTGGGAGTCTACCTGTGACCAACTCCAAAATGACCACTCCAAAGCTATAGATATCGCTCTTTTCATTCACATGACGTGTTTGAACATATTCTGCACCAGGTTCAAATCGAAGCAGAATGAATTAGAAATAAGTGGATGAGAACCATTTAAGTAGGAATACTGCAGACTGTTCAGTTTAAACCAATAATTTTCACTAACATCGCCTAGTTAAACAAACTAAATAGCTTATGGTATGTATAAATGGGTTATATGATCaaacaaaataagttatatcacAATATGAACCCAATAATCCTGAAATTCAATAAATGATACGAACACTTATTGAACTCGGGGGCAATGTAACCGGACAGCATAGCAAATTAAATCAGTGAGTGATCATGTAATAATGTAACAAACCTGGAGCAATGTAACCTGGGGAGCCTGCAATCACAGACATGGATACCCCCCTTGGGCCAGCTACTGCAACAACTTTAGCAACTCCAAAATCTGCAACTTTAGCCCCAAACTCTCCATCTAtcaatatattgtttgatttcACATCCCTATGAATAATAGGTGGTACACAATCATGATGCAGATAAGAAAGCCCTTGAGCTACATCCAGAGCAATCTGATACCTTTTCGGCCAATCCAACAAGCCTCTCCTGCTACGATGCAACAAATCTCCCAAGCTCCCATTAGGCATGTATTCATAAACCAGAAGTTTGCAATCCAAATAGTCATAACAACACCATAACCTCATAATATTCCTGTGCCGAATCTTTCCCAATGTTTCAACTTCAGCTTCAAACCCATACTTCTCTGAATTTTCACCGCCACCTCTGAATAGTTTCTTTACTGCCACCGTCTCACCTTTACTAAGCACAGCCTTATAAACTTTTCCGGAAGCTCCCCTACCGATCACATTATTTTCATCAATACAATCCATAATTTCAGACAGACTAAAGCCAAGCTTATGGAACTCCTTCCATGGCGACATAGCAATTTCTACAGCAAtttctttcttgttcttctttacAGCTCGGTACTTCCAACAAAACAATACAATCCCAACAATAAGAACAATGCCCGCAGGCACAAAGATCTTTAGAAGAATCCAAAAATTCCCATGTTTCTTACTTCCACCTACCCTAGGACAAAGATCAGGAAGGTCACCACACAAGCCCGGATTGCCCACAAAGCTATTCCTATAATTCCTATTTGCATAGAGAGGAGGGAGGTCGCCGGACAACCTATTATTcgataaattcagaaaattgaGCTTCAAATTTTGCAATTCAGGTGGGATTATCCCGGAAAAATTATTTCCGGAAAGATCAAGATAATTAAGCACCAGCAGGCTCCCAATTTCATCTGGGATCTCACCAGAGAACCTATTGTTTGCCAAATTAAGCTCAATGAGCTTCTTCCAACCTTGAATTCCCACAGGAATATCGCCAGAAAGCTCATTATCATTAAGATCAAGCGTAACCAATTCACTCAACTTCACCAAAGTCCTTGGAATCGTACCCGAAATATTGTTGTGCGTCAACCGAACCCGGTATAAACTCTGGCATTTTCCAAGACTCTCTGGAATCTCTCCCGaaaatgaattgttaaacaaaataagGTCTGTTACGGCACCATTTTCGCACAAATGGCTTGGAATCCCACCTGAGAATCCATTGGAGGAAACGTCAAGGATCTGCAACGACGAGTTCTTGCCGAGTTCACTTGGTAGTGAGCCAGTGAGTCTGTTGTTGAAGAGTGTCAGTTCGTACAGGTTTGTAGATTGAGTTATGTTAGTGGGTAGAGACCCTTCGAACCGGTTCTCGGAGAGCTTCAGTGACTCTAGTTGTAACCCGCACAACTCATCCGGGATCGTCCCGATCAACTCGTTCTTCGAAACGTCGAATCTCAACAACTTTGTCAAGTTCGACAACCCCGAAGGTAACTCACCGGAAAGCGCGTTCTGGTACAGCTCGATTTGGAGAATGCTTTTCAACTCGGTCAATGAGTTGGGGATTGAGCCGGTGAGTTTGTTATAGGAAAGCTCGAGGTTCTGCAGGCGAGTCAACCGGCTGAGACTGTCCGGAATCGAACCTTTGAGATTACACCCACTGAGATAAAGTACCTCGAGACTCGTCAGGTTGCCGAGTTGACTCGGTATGTGACTCGGCGAGAACGAGTTGTAAGCGAGTCCAAGCTCTTTCAGCCTGGAAATGTTCCCCAATGAAATGGGTATCGACCCGTTTAGAAAATTGTTAACCAGGTTTAGCGTTTCGAGTCGGCGAAACTCTCCGAAACTCGCAGGAATCTCGCCCGAAAAGTTGTTACCAGAAAGGTCTAAAACCCTGAGATTTGGGATTCGAGAGAGAGCTCCCGGGATGGGACCCTCTATGAAGTTCTGGGACAGGTTGAGGAGCTTGAGATTTTGACATGTGGAGATGCCAACGGGGAGGGAAGAGTTGATAAAGTTGTTGGAGAGAGTGAGGTTGGAAAGAGAAGGAAGGCGGCAAAAGAAGGTGGAAAAAGGGCCCTCGAGTTGGAAGTTGGAGAGGTCGACTGAGATGACCCGGCGAGTCGACGTGTCGCACTTAAGGCCTGTCCAGTTGCAAGGGGTGTCATCTTGGTCGTTCCATGAAGCGAGGGAACGACTCGGGTCAGTGAGGCTGTGCTTGACTTGCTGAAGAAGAAGGCCCTCTAGGTTCAAAGATTGAGTGAGGTGGGGAGATGTGAAAAAGAATAGGAGGAAGAGTAATTGAAATATTGCTTGCTTGCTTGTGGCTGTGGGACTGGCGGAGAGGTTTGAAGTTTTGAATTGGTGGTTGAGTAGTGGGAGAAAACATAGAAGGGAGGCCCtccttttatagttttttgatgaccaacaaataaatattttaaaatttttcattcaacAACATACGTCATTAACGTTGAATAAAAACCCGCGAGAGTTGCAAAAGTAAACGTTATTCCAATGCTTTGGAATCCCTATCTATCTACttctactttctttcttttttgtaaaaagGAGTTTCATTAAAAGACTAAGGAGAAACCAAAAAATCAGGACAAAGCTTGTTTACAACCATCCCTGACAATCAGCTAAAACAAGAGGCATCAAGTCCACAGGCGGACTCTTTCTAAAAAAGGCGGAcaaaaaaaggaattaaaatctaaacattAACAGCTAACTAAGTAAGCTAATCTATCCGCACATCTACTTCTACTTTCTACTTATATAAAATTCGTTTAAAGTACAAAGTACAGTAACTGGGTTTGGTGAGCAATCGGTTAAGTGGGAGCAGAAGTGAGAAGCCTTTTCTCTGATATTAGTAACTTATTAATCAGAAGAAAAGTCCGCCTAAAAGACTAAAACAGTAACTTATAGCTTAATTGACATTTTCATCGTCTGAGAGCTTATGGAAAAGAGTTCAAGTTCTAATATTAGTAACTTATTAATCAGAAGAAAAGTCCGCCTAAAAGACTAATACAGTAACTTATGGCTTAATTGACATTTTCATCGTCCGAGAGCTTATGGGAAAAGAGTTCAAGTTATAATATTAGTAACTTATTAAGGTATAAGTTATTAGTTCAAAATTCaccacaattgaaaataaagatatttttgaaatgttataattttttgtttgtcacaatattttcacaattattaaacTAATCGCAactataactaaaaataaaagtattgtgaaaatgttgtaacattttattatgtttctaaacttattttttgatttagttaattttggtgtgccaaattttattgtttcaCACATTTTTCTTGAGCTggcttttgtttattattatttttacacacctttttcaagcttttttaaaaaaagttttacatacaaaaaaaaattggggaaaaggccgtttcttttttctcccctttATACTTAGGTAGTTTTTAATTGTcttaactttaaaatcaagcaatctccccctttatattttagaaatcagCAAATGCTCATTAGGATTATTCTCTCAATTAAACTgtaacaaaatcttataattccTATAATATTCCTTTGTGTTATGTCAAAATACCcccactaaattttaatatttcaaaaagtattcacatattttgagtttattGTGATGGTAGTCATGCTTGGAAAGTTGAGATATTGGTGATATAGGGCATTCTATTTTGTAACCGAGAGAATACTAATTTGctaggttttgatttttttagacTAATAATATTACTAGCTTGTAATCTCATGCATATGgatggatacacttaaagatatacaataagatgcataatataattcctatatatataatttaaatactattgatagtcatttttatattttgttaattctttaaaaaaatttgtaaggatattattaggtataaaatataaattgtccatgttttaaaaaaaaaattatagtgaaTCACTtatgtagttgcacgattttcctggcccaaaccCTATTGATCCGGCCTTGACCCAAGGCGCAActcacaataaatatttgtagaggatgggtcaaagaacttagcctcagtgagcttATTCGGTCTGATGCATGGACAATACTGTTGCAGGAACAAAAACACAGGGATGGATATTTAACAGGAGGTTCTATTTATTCAGTTCCGAATACATTTCTTCGTCccctctttgagggactccactacattatatagctctctcattctcatctgaaccttacacttgttgatcatctaaacctccacttgagcacctgtcccatcagactcCCCTATCACTtccttgtgagttgcagtggccaaggtaatactgttcaggggtcttttcctcattaatgcggccaagatgGTGGTTGTggcacatttaatgtggtggtggcagctttccataagatattttgggttttattctttttatatgctgggaggatgaactgcaaTGGTTGGGGCGAGCTCTTCGTCCGgacttcgtaatgtccgaggaggagttactcctcggacaggttccTTTTACCGCAATTGGGCTTGGATAATGTTTTATCTGTGACTTCTCTTAGGAAATGATGCTTCTCGGACGGGCCTGTAGTTTagactagcccattattttggcccgggccccacaatagcccctcaaaactccagtttttatctccttccgaggagaaaagcggggttttgatgttagtgagAGGATGGAAGTAAGGAGGGCTTGGGGCGCGCGTGCGGACAGTTACTTTgaacgcgctacaatttacgagttCTTGTCTCCCagtatccaataagaccgtgaagaacgatttccttattgcttcgggggagtggttcgatggtatccattgtccaactcgggaaggaaccccaggtgcggcgtctttAGGGCCAATCCTTTTCGGGAAAGGGTTTAGTATTGGGGggttatttttcttgctttctttacaattggaaaatttcCTGAACTAATCCCATTTTTCTTGGAcgtttgcagataaagttcatGTCGCTagtactaccttggccactgcaactcacaatgGAGTGATAGGGgagtctgatgggacaggtgctcaagtggaggtttagatgatca of Quercus lobata isolate SW786 chromosome 8, ValleyOak3.0 Primary Assembly, whole genome shotgun sequence contains these proteins:
- the LOC115956863 gene encoding receptor-like protein kinase HSL1; this encodes MTRASLLCFLPLLNHQFKTSNLSASPTATSKQAIFQLLFLLFFFTSPHLTQSLNLEGLLLQQVKHSLTDPSRSLASWNDQDDTPCNWTGLKCDTSTRRVISVDLSNFQLEGPFSTFFCRLPSLSNLTLSNNFINSSLPVGISTCQNLKLLNLSQNFIEGPIPGALSRIPNLRVLDLSGNNFSGEIPASFGEFRRLETLNLVNNFLNGSIPISLGNISRLKELGLAYNSFSPSHIPSQLGNLTSLEVLYLSGCNLKGSIPDSLSRLTRLQNLELSYNKLTGSIPNSLTELKSILQIELYQNALSGELPSGLSNLTKLLRFDVSKNELIGTIPDELCGLQLESLKLSENRFEGSLPTNITQSTNLYELTLFNNRLTGSLPSELGKNSSLQILDVSSNGFSGGIPSHLCENGAVTDLILFNNSFSGEIPESLGKCQSLYRVRLTHNNISGTIPRTLVKLSELVTLDLNDNELSGDIPVGIQGWKKLIELNLANNRFSGEIPDEIGSLLVLNYLDLSGNNFSGIIPPELQNLKLNFLNLSNNRLSGDLPPLYANRNYRNSFVGNPGLCGDLPDLCPRVGGSKKHGNFWILLKIFVPAGIVLIVGIVLFCWKYRAVKKNKKEIAVEIAMSPWKEFHKLGFSLSEIMDCIDENNVIGRGASGKVYKAVLSKGETVAVKKLFRGGGENSEKYGFEAEVETLGKIRHRNIMRLWCCYDYLDCKLLVYEYMPNGSLGDLLHRSRRGLLDWPKRYQIALDVAQGLSYLHHDCVPPIIHRDVKSNNILIDGEFGAKVADFGVAKVVAVAGPRGVSMSVIAGSPGYIAPEYVQTRHVNEKSDIYSFGVVILELVTGRLPIDPEFGDEGFIKWVSTTLNQKGIDHVIDPKLESKYKEVISKILDIGLLCTGLLPISRPAMRKVVRLLQGVSADKKSNRVYRDGTGSPYYQGEASDQAGKFSPDYHGEASDEAVLISRTCHTF